Proteins from one uncultured Cohaesibacter sp. genomic window:
- a CDS encoding cobalt-precorrin-5B (C(1))-methyltransferase, which yields MTDDTEKAQKEQILRRGWTTGACATAATKAALSALVSSRFPDPVSITLPKGQTPSFALDCERLEADFAEVGIIKDAGDDPDVTHGALILSSVRFGPAGAGVRFFAGKGVGMVTRPGLPIPVGEPAINPVPRQLMREVVQELANEHGFVPDVDITISVRNGEKLAKHTWNPRLGIVGGISILGTTGIVVPFSCSAWIHSIHRGIDVARAEGQAHVAGCTGSTSEKTVRALYGLPEFAMLDMGDFVGGMLKYLRRNPVARVTIGGGFAKLTKLAQGHMDLHSGRSQVDFDWMAAEVASLGGLSGLVEEVRHANTALAVLQLCEAADVAIVPQVAKLAQRAAFKILGPSDIALDIVVIARDGTLLTQSQILTYDQLEHAP from the coding sequence ATGACAGATGACACGGAAAAAGCACAGAAAGAGCAAATTTTAAGGCGCGGTTGGACAACTGGCGCCTGCGCAACAGCTGCAACCAAAGCGGCCCTTTCAGCGCTGGTTTCCTCGCGCTTTCCCGATCCCGTATCGATCACGCTACCCAAGGGGCAAACACCTTCATTCGCGCTCGATTGTGAACGGTTGGAAGCGGATTTCGCTGAAGTGGGAATCATCAAGGATGCAGGGGACGATCCGGATGTAACACACGGTGCGCTCATTCTTTCATCTGTGCGGTTTGGTCCTGCCGGTGCCGGTGTTCGCTTCTTTGCTGGCAAAGGCGTGGGGATGGTAACGCGCCCGGGCCTGCCGATCCCAGTGGGGGAACCAGCCATCAATCCAGTACCGCGCCAATTGATGCGTGAAGTGGTGCAAGAGCTCGCAAATGAGCATGGCTTTGTTCCGGATGTCGATATCACCATTTCCGTGCGCAATGGCGAGAAGCTTGCTAAACATACATGGAACCCGCGGCTTGGTATCGTCGGTGGCATTTCCATTCTGGGAACCACAGGTATTGTTGTTCCTTTTTCCTGTTCCGCATGGATACATTCCATTCACAGAGGCATTGATGTTGCGCGAGCCGAAGGGCAAGCCCATGTGGCGGGCTGTACGGGTTCCACATCAGAAAAAACCGTGCGCGCGCTCTATGGTTTACCGGAATTCGCCATGCTTGATATGGGCGATTTCGTCGGTGGCATGCTCAAATATCTAAGGCGCAATCCCGTAGCTCGCGTTACGATAGGGGGCGGTTTTGCCAAGCTCACCAAGCTGGCTCAGGGGCATATGGATTTGCACTCCGGGCGCAGTCAGGTAGACTTCGACTGGATGGCTGCCGAGGTGGCATCCCTTGGTGGCCTTTCAGGGCTTGTCGAAGAGGTTAGGCATGCCAATACGGCTCTGGCCGTGCTACAGCTTTGCGAGGCTGCCGATGTCGCCATTGTGCCGCAGGTGGCAAAATTGGCGCAACGCGCCGCTTTCAAAATTCTGGGGCCAAGTGACATCGCTCTCGATATTGTCGTAATTGCGAGGGATGGTACACTTTTGACGCAATCACAGATTCTCACCTATGACCAGCTGGAGCATGCTCCATGA
- the cobM gene encoding precorrin-4 C(11)-methyltransferase, with amino-acid sequence MTVYIIGAGPGAPDLITVRGLKLIQRCPVCLFAGSLVPEATVAEAPEGALVKDTAAMNLDEIIEDIKQAHAEGKDVARVHSGDPSIYGAIAEQMRRLNALEIPYEVVPGVPAFAAAAAALGTELTIPGIAQSIILTRTSMKSSSMPERESLAILGQSGATMAIHLSVRNAAHIERELTPHYGEDCPAVIAYRVGWPDQTFIHATLGTLRQKIRESKLTRTALILVGPALGAQNFEESKLYDAEFEHILRLPKKASKKG; translated from the coding sequence ATGACTGTCTATATTATCGGAGCTGGCCCCGGTGCGCCGGACCTTATCACCGTGCGTGGGCTAAAGCTTATCCAACGCTGCCCTGTCTGCCTCTTTGCGGGCTCTCTGGTGCCGGAGGCCACTGTGGCCGAGGCGCCTGAAGGGGCACTGGTCAAAGACACTGCCGCCATGAATCTCGATGAAATCATCGAGGATATCAAACAGGCTCATGCCGAGGGCAAGGATGTGGCACGCGTCCATTCGGGTGACCCCTCCATCTATGGGGCGATTGCTGAACAGATGCGGCGCCTTAATGCGCTGGAAATCCCTTATGAAGTGGTGCCTGGCGTTCCTGCCTTTGCTGCCGCTGCCGCAGCCCTTGGTACGGAACTGACCATTCCCGGTATTGCCCAGAGCATTATCCTGACGCGGACGTCGATGAAATCCTCCTCCATGCCGGAGCGGGAGAGCCTCGCGATTCTGGGTCAATCCGGCGCGACCATGGCCATTCATCTGTCGGTGCGCAATGCTGCTCATATCGAGCGCGAGCTGACCCCGCATTATGGTGAAGATTGCCCCGCAGTGATCGCCTATCGCGTAGGGTGGCCAGACCAGACCTTCATCCATGCGACGCTTGGAACCTTGCGCCAGAAAATTCGCGAGTCCAAACTCACCCGCACAGCGCTCATTCTTGTCGGCCCTGCTTTGGGCGCGCAGAATTTCGAAGAGTCCAAGCTGTATGACGCTGAGTTTGAGCATATCCTGCGCCTGCCGAAAAAGGCCAGCAAGAAAGGCTAA
- a CDS encoding cobyrinate a,c-diamide synthase, whose amino-acid sequence MSNMPLLPTGLILAASSSNAGKTTLSLGLQRLLSRRGLHVTPAKCGPDYIDPAFHAVASGQSSINLDPWAMTREDLQARALRQSSLGDLLFVEGVMGLFDGAAKGQGSTAALAHALGLPVILVLDVKGQAQTAAAIAKGLCEFDPALTIGGILLNRVGSKAHEHLLREAFEPLDIPIVGAVRGSDQLQLPSRHLGLVQAGEHDGLDEMIDRIADHMSENVDLDLILEIANKHTAKRPVPSGIAAPLQSLPPLGQHIAIARDEAFSFIYPHLLQDWSDQGADLSFFSPLADGVPHQDADAIYLPGGYPELHLDKLACAATFRQAVRSAAERNVLIFGECGGYMTLGRSIISADGVEAPMLDLLPITTSFAETKLSLGYRKLSHQSALPWAPQLAAHEFHYATITLMGAAEPLFEARTAADRALAPMGQRVGSVHGSFAHIIAPLKNQV is encoded by the coding sequence ATGAGCAACATGCCACTTCTGCCCACGGGGCTTATTCTCGCAGCAAGTAGCTCGAACGCAGGTAAGACCACGCTATCGCTTGGCTTGCAACGTCTCTTGAGCCGTAGAGGCCTCCACGTCACGCCCGCCAAATGTGGGCCGGACTATATCGATCCGGCTTTCCATGCTGTGGCATCCGGGCAATCATCCATCAATCTGGACCCTTGGGCCATGACCCGCGAGGATCTGCAAGCGCGAGCCCTGCGGCAGAGCAGTCTTGGCGATCTACTCTTTGTAGAAGGCGTAATGGGATTGTTTGATGGCGCGGCCAAAGGGCAAGGCTCCACCGCAGCGTTGGCGCATGCTCTCGGACTGCCGGTCATTCTCGTTCTGGACGTCAAGGGTCAGGCACAGACAGCGGCCGCGATTGCCAAAGGTCTGTGTGAATTTGACCCAGCGCTGACGATTGGCGGTATCCTGCTCAATCGCGTCGGCTCCAAGGCTCATGAGCATCTATTGCGTGAGGCATTTGAGCCACTTGATATACCAATCGTTGGTGCCGTGCGCGGCTCGGATCAGTTGCAATTGCCCTCCCGCCATCTGGGTCTTGTGCAAGCGGGTGAACATGACGGTCTTGACGAGATGATCGACCGGATTGCTGACCATATGTCAGAGAACGTCGATCTTGATCTTATCCTGGAGATTGCCAATAAACATACGGCAAAGAGACCTGTGCCTTCTGGCATTGCCGCTCCCCTTCAGTCTCTCCCCCCTCTTGGACAGCATATAGCCATCGCGCGGGATGAGGCTTTCAGTTTTATCTATCCGCATCTCTTGCAAGACTGGTCTGATCAGGGGGCTGACCTGTCCTTCTTCTCCCCCCTTGCCGATGGAGTCCCCCATCAAGATGCGGATGCCATCTATCTTCCCGGCGGATATCCGGAGCTTCATCTGGACAAGCTGGCTTGTGCCGCAACCTTCAGGCAGGCCGTGCGCTCTGCAGCCGAGCGCAATGTGCTGATCTTTGGGGAATGCGGGGGCTATATGACGCTGGGGCGGTCCATTATATCGGCTGATGGGGTTGAAGCGCCCATGCTGGACCTGTTGCCCATCACCACCAGTTTCGCCGAGACGAAACTATCGCTTGGTTATCGCAAGCTGTCGCATCAATCCGCTCTGCCTTGGGCTCCCCAACTGGCAGCCCATGAATTTCATTATGCGACCATTACCCTGATGGGCGCAGCAGAACCGCTCTTTGAAGCACGAACTGCAGCCGACAGGGCTCTTGCTCCAATGGGGCAACGGGTTGGATCCGTACATGGCTCCTTTGCCCATATCATCGCCCCATTGAAAAATCAGGTTTGA
- the cobI gene encoding precorrin-2 C(20)-methyltransferase yields MTSKNKGTLYGVGVGPGDPDLITLKAARLISNATTIAYPAPEGGDSFARDIAKAHIAEGTKEISIAVPMRPERKAAQDAYDVGAVEVRAQLEAGNDVVFLCEGDPFFYGTFMYLYDRLAGDFETDIIPGVTSIVACACRLKQPLVSRNDVLTVLAGPMSDDELEARLKLGGSFAIMKVGRHLPRLRALLEKLDLMKRAGYVERATLANEKAIPLAELEDATAPYFSMILIYDGDEAWKN; encoded by the coding sequence ATGACTAGCAAGAATAAAGGCACTCTTTACGGCGTGGGGGTCGGTCCGGGAGACCCTGACCTGATCACTCTCAAGGCCGCCCGACTTATCAGCAATGCCACCACGATTGCCTATCCGGCACCTGAAGGTGGAGACAGCTTTGCCCGCGATATCGCCAAGGCACATATCGCGGAAGGCACGAAAGAGATTTCCATCGCGGTGCCCATGCGGCCAGAGCGTAAAGCCGCTCAGGACGCCTATGACGTGGGGGCTGTCGAGGTTCGCGCCCAGTTGGAAGCGGGCAATGACGTGGTCTTCCTGTGCGAAGGTGATCCCTTCTTCTATGGCACCTTCATGTATCTTTACGACCGGTTGGCTGGTGATTTTGAAACCGACATCATTCCCGGCGTTACCTCCATTGTCGCTTGCGCCTGCCGCCTGAAGCAGCCGCTTGTCAGCCGCAATGACGTGCTGACGGTGCTTGCTGGCCCGATGTCGGACGATGAGCTGGAAGCCCGTCTGAAGCTTGGAGGCTCCTTTGCCATCATGAAGGTGGGGCGTCATTTGCCGCGCCTGCGTGCCCTGTTGGAGAAACTCGATCTCATGAAGCGCGCCGGTTATGTCGAGCGGGCAACGCTGGCCAATGAGAAGGCTATCCCGCTTGCCGAACTCGAAGACGCTACAGCGCCTTATTTCTCAATGATCCTTATTTATGACGGGGACGAAGCATGGAAAAACTAA
- the cbiE gene encoding precorrin-6y C5,15-methyltransferase (decarboxylating) subunit CbiE codes for MNQQKKAPWLSVIGIGEDGLDGLGDLAWSLIAEAKTIYGGARHLAMIPDDLADGADKRGWPTPFSGAFEELESLRGTPVVVLASGDPMYFGIGGTLSRHFQRNDMRVLPFPGSFSLAASRLGWPLDKAEKLTIHGRSIETLLPHYYPGARLLVLSRDGASPKEVASQLCARGIEDAELTILEHLGGAAERIVCATARDLAVGDEHFADLNVLAIALPKHLQSWYPIQPGLPDEAFEHDGKMTKRDIRASALAKLMPHPGALLWDIGTGCGSVAIEWLRSHRTCRAIGIEPQEKRRTLARHNADSLGVPSLILIADTAPAGLEGQDAPDAVFIGGGLSQEVVAYCLQALKPGGRLVAHAVTLGSEHLLLEMFEKHGGELTRLSISRATPVGPYFGWKPSMPVTQWAFIKPLETKTRNTIND; via the coding sequence ATGAACCAACAGAAAAAAGCACCATGGCTGAGCGTAATCGGCATCGGCGAAGATGGGCTTGATGGCCTTGGTGATCTGGCATGGTCGCTTATCGCCGAAGCGAAGACCATCTATGGCGGTGCGCGTCATTTGGCCATGATACCCGATGATCTGGCTGATGGTGCTGACAAGAGAGGCTGGCCAACGCCATTCTCTGGCGCCTTTGAGGAATTGGAAAGCCTGAGGGGCACGCCTGTCGTTGTGCTGGCCAGCGGCGATCCGATGTATTTCGGCATTGGCGGAACGCTGTCACGTCATTTCCAGAGAAATGATATGCGTGTGCTGCCGTTCCCCGGATCTTTCAGCCTCGCTGCCAGTCGACTGGGCTGGCCGCTGGATAAAGCTGAAAAGCTGACCATTCACGGGCGCAGCATCGAAACGCTCTTGCCACATTATTATCCGGGGGCGCGCCTGCTTGTTTTGTCGCGAGATGGGGCGTCACCAAAGGAGGTTGCCAGCCAGCTTTGTGCGCGCGGTATCGAGGATGCCGAGTTGACCATTCTGGAGCACCTGGGCGGTGCGGCAGAACGCATAGTCTGTGCAACAGCCAGAGACTTGGCTGTTGGAGACGAACACTTCGCCGATCTCAATGTGCTTGCCATCGCGCTACCGAAGCATTTGCAAAGCTGGTACCCCATCCAGCCCGGTTTGCCCGATGAGGCCTTTGAGCATGATGGCAAGATGACCAAGCGGGATATCCGCGCCAGTGCGCTTGCCAAGCTCATGCCCCATCCCGGTGCGCTGTTGTGGGATATAGGCACCGGCTGTGGCTCGGTTGCTATTGAATGGCTGCGTAGCCATCGCACATGTCGTGCCATTGGCATAGAGCCACAGGAGAAACGCCGGACCCTTGCGCGGCACAATGCCGACAGCTTGGGTGTGCCGAGTCTCATACTCATTGCCGACACGGCTCCCGCAGGCCTTGAAGGACAGGACGCCCCCGATGCTGTTTTTATCGGCGGTGGCTTGTCTCAAGAGGTCGTTGCCTATTGCCTCCAAGCCTTGAAGCCCGGCGGGCGCCTTGTGGCCCATGCGGTTACCCTCGGTTCAGAGCATCTGCTTCTTGAGATGTTCGAAAAGCATGGCGGCGAGCTGACACGACTTTCCATATCAAGGGCGACGCCTGTCGGCCCCTATTTCGGCTGGAAACCTTCCATGCCAGTGACACAGTGGGCTTTCATCAAGCCCTTAGAGACCAAGACGAGAAATACAATCAATGACTAG
- the cobA gene encoding uroporphyrinogen-III C-methyltransferase → MLNSPAQDSYSQILFDGLPEFEPGWVWLVGGGPGDRGLLTLHAVNALRQADAIVYDALVDKALLSFARPDIIVEFAGKRGGRPSSKQKDINLRLIELAKEGKRVLRFKGGDPFIFGRGGEEALQLVEAGVPFRVVPGITAGIGGLCYAGIPATHRDINQSVTFLTGHDHTGEMPTALDWDGIAKGSQVIVMYMAMKHLHGITKKLMDAGRDPEEGAAVICNASTPRQEVLTSTLAHIADDAHNSNMEPPAIVVIGNVVKLRDGLDWLGFANSGKTLVSDPLGIKS, encoded by the coding sequence ATGTTGAATTCCCCCGCCCAAGACTCCTATAGCCAAATACTGTTTGATGGATTACCCGAGTTCGAGCCTGGCTGGGTTTGGCTCGTTGGGGGAGGCCCCGGGGATCGTGGTCTTTTGACCCTTCATGCGGTCAATGCATTGCGTCAGGCTGATGCGATTGTCTATGACGCACTGGTAGATAAAGCCCTTCTCTCCTTTGCCCGACCAGACATTATCGTCGAGTTCGCAGGCAAGCGTGGTGGGCGCCCCTCCTCCAAGCAGAAAGATATCAATCTGCGCCTCATCGAGCTGGCCAAGGAAGGCAAGCGCGTGTTGCGTTTCAAGGGTGGAGATCCTTTCATTTTCGGGCGCGGCGGCGAAGAAGCCTTGCAGCTTGTAGAGGCCGGGGTTCCTTTCCGTGTGGTTCCGGGGATTACAGCGGGGATCGGCGGTCTCTGTTATGCGGGCATTCCGGCCACCCATAGAGATATCAATCAGTCAGTGACCTTCCTTACCGGTCACGACCACACCGGAGAAATGCCCACAGCCCTTGATTGGGATGGCATAGCCAAGGGTTCTCAGGTGATTGTCATGTATATGGCCATGAAGCATCTGCATGGCATCACGAAAAAACTGATGGATGCGGGACGCGACCCTGAAGAAGGGGCTGCGGTTATCTGCAATGCCTCAACCCCGCGGCAGGAGGTATTGACCTCTACCCTTGCCCACATCGCAGATGACGCCCACAATTCCAACATGGAGCCACCGGCCATCGTTGTGATCGGCAATGTGGTGAAATTGCGTGACGGGTTGGATTGGCTCGGCTTTGCCAATAGTGGCAAGACACTTGTCTCCGATCCCCTTGGCATCAAGTCCTGA
- a CDS encoding precorrin-8X methylmutase encodes MTSHNYEKDPAAIYASSFSIIRQEAGDALATLPPSLEPVAVRLMHSVGMTDLVADLRFTPNAADAGLAALTRGTTILVDTQMVAGGISPRFFAQGAALSKNRVLVTLNDPQVADIANEMKTTRTAAAMELWRPHLEGSIVAIGNAPTALFRLLEMVRQGAGKPALVLGFPVGFVGAAESKQALVDEAAELELDYIAMLGRRGGTPMASAAVNALAIAALGQSDKPM; translated from the coding sequence ATGACGTCACATAACTATGAGAAGGATCCGGCAGCAATCTATGCCAGCTCCTTCTCCATCATCAGGCAAGAAGCCGGCGACGCGCTGGCCACCTTGCCTCCTTCGCTTGAACCGGTCGCCGTTCGGCTGATGCATTCTGTCGGCATGACAGATCTTGTCGCTGACTTGCGCTTTACACCCAACGCGGCAGACGCAGGCCTTGCGGCTCTCACGCGGGGTACGACCATTCTGGTGGATACGCAAATGGTTGCCGGAGGCATCTCTCCGCGCTTTTTCGCTCAAGGGGCTGCGCTTTCAAAGAACCGTGTTCTGGTCACTTTGAACGATCCGCAGGTCGCAGACATTGCCAATGAAATGAAAACCACAAGAACCGCCGCGGCCATGGAGCTATGGCGTCCCCATCTGGAAGGGTCAATCGTCGCTATCGGTAATGCTCCCACTGCGCTTTTCCGGCTTTTGGAAATGGTGCGGCAAGGGGCAGGGAAGCCAGCTCTGGTGCTCGGCTTTCCCGTTGGCTTTGTGGGTGCAGCGGAATCCAAACAGGCCTTGGTCGATGAAGCTGCAGAGCTTGAGCTTGACTATATCGCAATGCTCGGCCGCCGGGGCGGAACGCCCATGGCGAGCGCGGCCGTCAATGCTCTGGCCATTGCTGCGCTTGGTCAGAGCGACAAACCGATGTAG
- a CDS encoding precorrin-6A/cobalt-precorrin-6A reductase — translation MTKQRHILLLGGTAEARELLETLIKSTEHDVTYSLAGVLGSKAEEVLRSRMGFDSDHFQFRMGGFGGPEGLHSYMQDHGIDLLIDATHPYATAISRNAVEASKSACVPLARFVRHEWDETGEDEWTVVKTLTEAAAALPSGVTAFLSVGRQSIAPFATRKDCNFVIRSIAEAEEQMFHSATFIQGMPGRSMEEEMSLFLDYDIDYLVTKNSGSGKASHKILAARELHIPVIMVKRPHLPESPEFSELDPILKWIGSAPDAPLDGATQSQSDPE, via the coding sequence ATGACCAAACAGCGCCATATTCTTTTACTCGGTGGCACCGCCGAAGCAAGGGAACTGCTTGAAACACTAATCAAGTCGACAGAGCATGATGTCACCTATTCGCTTGCAGGGGTGCTCGGCAGCAAGGCCGAGGAAGTTCTACGCAGTCGGATGGGGTTTGACAGCGACCATTTCCAGTTTCGCATGGGGGGCTTTGGCGGGCCGGAAGGCTTGCATAGCTACATGCAGGATCATGGTATCGACCTCTTGATCGATGCGACCCACCCCTATGCCACGGCCATTTCACGCAATGCGGTGGAAGCCTCAAAGAGTGCTTGTGTGCCTCTTGCCCGTTTTGTGCGCCATGAATGGGACGAAACCGGTGAGGACGAATGGACCGTCGTGAAAACGCTCACCGAGGCTGCTGCAGCGTTGCCCTCGGGTGTAACGGCTTTTCTCTCGGTCGGCCGCCAATCCATCGCACCCTTTGCGACCCGTAAAGATTGCAATTTCGTGATCCGCAGTATCGCTGAAGCTGAAGAGCAGATGTTCCATTCCGCCACCTTCATTCAAGGAATGCCGGGGCGGTCGATGGAAGAGGAAATGTCGCTCTTCCTCGACTATGATATCGACTATCTGGTGACGAAAAATTCCGGCTCCGGCAAGGCATCGCACAAGATCCTTGCCGCACGGGAATTGCACATTCCCGTCATCATGGTCAAGCGCCCCCATTTGCCCGAAAGCCCAGAATTCAGCGAGCTTGATCCAATTCTCAAATGGATCGGCAGCGCGCCCGATGCGCCACTAGATGGGGCAACACAATCACAATCAGATCCAGAATAA
- the cobJ gene encoding precorrin-3B C(17)-methyltransferase: MEKLMPITIVCPSAAAGELAVSIKTALKNAGHPVELHGKGEIEGFDVSFADSLAHLKGLFSQGRAIVALYASGIVIRALAPLLDSKFDEPPVLAVARDGKSVVPLLGGHHGANDLAHLLAEALSAQAAVTTAGDCRYRLALDNPPKGWKLQHAKKAAAVMARIVDGEAVSVSSDLDWLDNSEIARADSAAISLDASFAPVPEASTETSLTYSPQKLVVGVGCERGIAAADLITHIESVLASNSLAPEAIGLLASIDVKMDEDAIHQAAAHFAVPARFFAAEELEAEKERLKNPSDVVFAEVGCHGVAEGAALAAAGPEGSLLVAKVKSDKATCAVGLAAEPFKAEMPGKKRGSLAVIGIGPGTPYWRTPQATSLIASAEKLVGYKFYLDLLGPMADDERRCDFPMGSEKDRCRYALEEAGKGHDVALICSGDGGIYAMGALVMELLDRDADNGGVSDAAKRVALTHVPGISALQAASARFGALLGHDFCTISLSDLLTPWETIEQRVNAAAEGDFVVAFYNPVSKKRRTQLLRAKEILLTKRPEETPVLLASNLGRPDEELKMRTLATLDIEEIDMLTVVLVGSSQSRPWRSGDRSVGDNGWMAYTPRGYAKRIDGENRE, encoded by the coding sequence ATGGAAAAACTAATGCCCATTACCATCGTCTGCCCAAGCGCGGCAGCGGGTGAACTGGCTGTCTCCATCAAGACCGCACTCAAGAATGCCGGTCATCCGGTGGAGCTGCATGGCAAGGGCGAGATAGAAGGCTTCGATGTCTCCTTCGCTGATAGTCTGGCCCATCTCAAGGGGTTGTTTTCTCAAGGGCGTGCCATCGTTGCGCTTTATGCCAGCGGTATTGTCATTCGCGCCCTTGCGCCACTTCTCGATAGCAAGTTTGATGAACCGCCGGTGTTGGCCGTTGCTCGCGATGGCAAGTCGGTTGTGCCACTGCTGGGCGGACATCATGGCGCCAACGATCTGGCGCATCTGCTCGCCGAGGCACTGAGCGCCCAGGCTGCTGTCACCACTGCTGGTGATTGCCGTTACCGTCTGGCGCTCGACAATCCACCAAAGGGGTGGAAGCTGCAACATGCCAAAAAGGCAGCCGCTGTCATGGCGCGGATCGTCGATGGCGAAGCTGTCTCCGTTTCATCCGATCTGGATTGGCTCGACAATAGCGAAATTGCCCGTGCCGATAGCGCTGCCATCAGCCTTGATGCGAGCTTTGCCCCCGTACCGGAAGCAAGCACGGAAACAAGCCTAACCTATAGCCCGCAAAAACTCGTCGTTGGGGTGGGCTGCGAACGGGGCATAGCTGCCGCTGATTTGATCACCCATATCGAAAGCGTGCTGGCAAGCAACAGCCTTGCGCCCGAAGCGATAGGCCTGCTGGCATCCATCGATGTCAAAATGGATGAAGACGCAATCCATCAGGCTGCCGCACATTTTGCCGTGCCGGCCCGTTTCTTCGCGGCAGAAGAATTGGAAGCTGAGAAAGAGCGTTTGAAAAATCCTTCCGATGTGGTTTTCGCCGAGGTTGGGTGTCATGGCGTTGCAGAAGGAGCGGCCCTTGCTGCGGCAGGGCCTGAAGGCTCTCTTCTTGTTGCCAAGGTGAAATCGGATAAAGCCACCTGCGCCGTCGGCCTTGCCGCCGAGCCTTTCAAAGCTGAGATGCCCGGTAAGAAGCGCGGCTCTCTGGCCGTGATCGGCATTGGCCCGGGCACGCCCTATTGGCGCACGCCCCAGGCGACTAGCCTCATTGCCAGTGCTGAAAAACTCGTTGGCTACAAATTCTATCTCGATCTGCTCGGCCCGATGGCCGATGACGAACGCAGATGTGACTTCCCCATGGGGAGCGAGAAGGACCGTTGCCGCTATGCGCTGGAAGAAGCAGGCAAGGGCCATGATGTGGCACTGATCTGTTCTGGTGATGGCGGTATCTACGCCATGGGCGCTCTGGTGATGGAGCTACTGGACCGTGATGCCGACAATGGCGGCGTGTCGGATGCTGCCAAGCGGGTGGCGCTCACGCATGTGCCGGGCATTTCTGCCTTGCAGGCCGCCTCGGCACGCTTTGGTGCGTTGCTTGGCCATGACTTTTGCACCATCTCGCTTTCAGACTTGCTGACGCCATGGGAAACCATCGAGCAGCGTGTCAATGCAGCTGCAGAAGGAGACTTCGTGGTTGCCTTCTACAATCCCGTTTCCAAAAAGCGCAGAACCCAGTTGTTGCGGGCCAAGGAAATCCTGCTCACCAAACGCCCGGAAGAAACGCCGGTTCTGCTCGCGTCCAATCTGGGCCGACCGGATGAAGAGCTAAAGATGCGCACCCTTGCGACGCTGGACATCGAAGAAATCGATATGTTGACGGTCGTGCTTGTGGGCTCGTCCCAATCGCGTCCGTGGCGCTCTGGTGATCGCTCTGTAGGGGATAATGGCTGGATGGCCTACACCCCGCGCGGATATGCAAAAAGAATTGATGGAGAGAACAGGGAATGA